GCGAATTGACGGCCGGTCGGCCCCGGAGCGGGGCACGGCCTGCCGTATTCGAATCAAGCGTGCTCTCGGCCGGGCCGGTTGTCTTCTTCGAGCGTGCTTTCCGGCTGCTCCGGGGCCCTTTTTCCCATAACAGCGTCATCGATTCGATCCATAACGGCGTCATCAATTCCCCTGGAACGGCGAAGCCCTCGACCGGGACGGGGGAGCGTCCGGTCGAGGGCTTCGCGGGTCGGCGACGGGGTGTCAGGTCTCCCCCGCGAGCCGGGTCCCGAGGCGGCGGGCGGCGGTGAGCGAGGCCCAGGCGGTCAGTTCGACCAGGGCCCGGTCGCCCGGGGCGGTTCGGCGGAAGTCGGCGACGACGCCGTCGTCGACCTGGTAGGCCGCCTTCGCGGTCAGCAGGGCCAGGCGTCCGGCGGGTCGGCTGTCGGCCGGCAGGGTCGCCACCGCGGTCTCGCCCCAGCCGCGGCCGAGCCCGGGGGGCCGGCCGTCCCAGTCGGCCAGTTCGGCGACGACCAGATTTCGGACCGGCTCGGGCACCGAGCGTTCGCCGGCCGTCTCCATCGCCACCGCCGCCCTCGCGAAGGCGCCCGCGACGCTCGGGGTGCCCGCCGCCCACGACAGGTCGGCCGGCAGCCGCGAGCCGGGGAGCAGGTCGAGCGAGGCCCCGGGCGAGGGCGCGGCGAGCGCGCTCTGCCGGACGAACCGCCCGAGCAGGGCGCGGGCCGCGCGCCGGGCGGGCGGCGGAGCGCCGGGCGGCAGCGGGCTGTCCTCCAGGAAGACGCTCACCATGCGGTTCAGGTAGTGGAAGGTGACCGCCACCCCCACCAGTTCCGGGGCGTGTTCCGCCGGAAACGGCGCCGCGCCCTCTCCCGCGGCCCAGGCCGCGAGCCGGCTCCGGTCCGCGGGCGCCACGGCCGGGCCGAGCGCCCCGACCGCCGTCGTGTGCACCTCCACGCAGTAGGGGCAGGTGTTGGCCCGCGAGACGGCGGCCGCCACCGACTCCTTGGCCGCCCGGTCGACCCGTCCGGCGGCGACGAGCGTCTCGCGCAGCATCACCCAGGTCGCCGCCAGCACTGGCGGGGCCGGCGCGTGCAGGGCGACCGGTGGCGCGAGCATCCCGAACTCCCGCTCCACCTCGGCGTAGACACCCGCCACCTCGGCCCCCGCCCGGCCCGGGCGGACGGGAGCGACGTGCCGGATCCGGGCCAGGGATCCCCTCAACGCGGTTCGCAACAGCGGTCCCGCCATGTCCTCCCCCTCCTCCGCACGACTTCCCGCACGACTTGCCGCACAACGACCCGCACGACCACCGGCACGACGGTCGGCACGACTGCCCGCACGCCTAAAGGCCCGTCAGTCCGGGCAGTTGGGCCTGCACCCCGCGTCGTCCGGCAGTCTCCCCGCCGGGCGCCGGGGCCCCGTAGCTCACGTTCACCCCGCGGTCCCGGGCCGCCTTCACGATGCCCGGCACCGCCCGCTCTGCGAGCGCCGAGATGGTCAGGGCCGGGTTCACCGTCAGGGCCGCCGGGACGGCGGATCCGTCGGTGACGAAGATGCCGGGGTGGCCGCGGAGTTCCTGCCCGTCGTCGAGCGCCGAGGTCTGCGGGTCGTCGCCGATCCGGCAGGACGCCAGCGGGTGCACGGTGTACGCGCCGACCACGTCGTTGGTCCACGGCATCACCCGGGCCAGTCCGTCGCGTTCGAGGATGTCCCGGACCGCGGCGTCGGACTCGGCCCAGCCCCGCAGGGTGTTGGCGCTCGGCTCGTAGCGGATCGGCCCGCGGCCGAGCATCTGCTGGGAGATGCGGACGGCGTTCCCGGTGGGCGGCGGCGGGCCGAAGACGCCCTCGTTGTCGTCCTCGACCATGGTGAAGACGGTCAGCCAGGACTGCCACTGCCGGACGAGTTCCTTCTTCTCCTTCCCGAACCAGCTCGGGCCGGTCGCGTCCGGCACCTGGGCCAGGATGGTGCCGAAGCCGGGCGGGAAGTAGAGCTGCTCCAGCGAGTAGCGCGAGTGTGTCGGCCGGGACGCGTCGAGGGTGTCCCAACTGGCCACGACCGGGCCCTTGCCGATCTGGTTCGCCCGGAACGCCGGGCCGTCGCCGCGCTTGAGGCCGAGCAGTTCGCGCGCCCTGTCCTCGTCCACCACCGCCGTGTTGAGACGCTCGCCGTTGCCGGAGAAGTAGCGGCCCACGGCGCGCGGCATCGGTCCGAGCTCCGGCTCCGAGCGCTGGAGGATGACCGGGGTGGCGCCGGCGCCCGCCGCCAGGACGACGATCTTCGCGTCGATCTCGCCCTCGCCCGCGTACACCCGGTAGTCGACGTCGTCGACGACCTTGTAGTGGACGCGGTAGCCGCCTTCGGTGCGGGTCAGCTTCTGCACCTCGTGCAGCGGCCGGATCTCGGCCCCGTGGGCGAGCGCGGCGGGCAGGTAGTTCAGCAGCAGCGAGCGCTTCGCGTCGAACCGGCAACCGGACATCATCCAGTTGCAGTTGGTGCACTTCGTGCGGTCGACGGCGGCCGGCACCGGGTTGGCGGTGCGGCCGGCGTGCGCGCAGGCGGCGGCGAACAGGCCGCCGGCGAACGTGACGTCGTTCCAGTCCTGTTGGGTGATCGGCAGCGCCTCGGCCACCCGGTCGTACCACGGCTCCAGGACGTCACGGCTGATCGACTCGGGCCAGATCCGCTGTCCGGTGGCGGACACCCGGTCGAAGACGAAGCGCGGCGCGCGCGGCATCGCGGCGAAGTAGACGACGCTGCCGCCGCCGACGCAGTTGCCGCCGAGCAGGCTCATGCCGTCGCCGACGACGAAGTCGAAGATCCGCGTGTAGGAGGAGCCGAGCAGGAAGTCGTGGTCGAAGTCGGCGGCCTTCAGCCACGGGCCGCGCTCCAGCACGGTGACCTTCGCCCCGCCCGCGGCCAGGTGGTAGGCGGCGATCGCGCCGCCGAAGCCGCTGCCGACGATCAGGACGTCGGTGCTCTCGGTCGTTGTCATGCCGGGCTCCCTGAGGCGGTGGTGTCCGGGTGGGGTTCGGCCAGCGGGCGGCCGTAGGAGAAGTCGGGGAAGCGCCAGAGGCCGTCCTCGCCCGGTCCGAGGAACCCCATCGCCGCCAGGCCCGGGTGGCCGGCCGCGATGGCGTCGGTGGTGTGCAGATGCGCGGCGGTGTCGAAGGCCATGTTGCTGAACAGGGCCAGTAGCACCCACAGTTCCTTCTCGCGGTGCCGGGGCGACGTCAACTCCTGGACCAGGGCGGTTCTGTCCTCGAAGGGCAGGGCGACGAACGGCGGCACCGCGTCGTCCAGCGGCAGTCCCCGGCCCTCCGCGTACTCCCGCGCGTTCCGGTTCAGCGCCTCGGCGTAGTCGTCCAGGGCGGCGGAGATCCCCGTCGCGGGCGTCTCCAGCAGTTCGATGGCACCGGCCGCCACCGCGCCGCCACCGGCCGAGACACCGGCCACCGCCCGGTCGTCCGGCGACCTCTTCTCGCCCGGCACGATGGTGTCCGCGAATGCCTCCAGGGTCATCGTTCGGGCCCGGTACTCATCCGATATGTCGGAGCGCACTGGCGTCTCCTCGGGTCGTGGGTGGGAAAGCCGGGGGCCGGCACCGCCGCCCCCCGTTTCGCAGGCGTGACCGCAGTATCGTGCGACCGATCCACGCACCCGCGCATCTTCGGTGTTGCTGCCTCGACGCTAATACCTCGGGTGCGGACATTCTTCCGCCGACCAAGCCTGCGCCATGAATATGACGGACTCTTGTTGCGCCTGACACGCGCTGCTACGGTCTTCATTCATCACAGACGCACAACTTTCGATCAAGAGCTGTCACGGACAGCTGTGACCGGGGCGAGGGGGTGTGTGGTTCATGGGCACTGGTGCTGCCAAGGGGGGGACCAGGGAGCTGCGATTACTGCTGGTCCGGCCGGCGCCAGGGCATCAGCACTGTCGATCCGAGAGCGGCTCCTAGAAACTGGGGTAGCGATGAAGCCGGCTATCGAACAGGCCGTGACGCGCGCCATCGAGACCATGCAGGAAAACATCGGTGAGATTCTCACCATTGACGACATGGCCCGCGCCGCGATGTACAGCAAATTCCACTTCTCCCGAGAATTCCAGCGCGTCACCGGGGTCTCGCCCCGGCGTTTCCTCTCGGCCATCCGGATACAGGAGGCCAAGCGTCTCCTCCTGCAAACGACATTCACCGTCACCGAGATCAGCCACCACGTCGGATACAACAGCGTCGGGACGTTCAGCTCCCGGTTCGCGGCCAGTGTCGGCGTCTCCCCGACGATGTACCGCCAACTCGGCGGGTACACCACCCGGATCGGAGTGGCCGGCCGGACGGCCGGTCACACCTCCTCCGTCCGCGGTGAGGTGCGCAGCGCGGTCGCCGGAGAACTCGGCCAGGTCTTCGTCGGCCTCTTCCCCACCCGCATCCCCCAGGGACGTCCGGCCGGCTGTGCCGTCCTCCCCCGCCCGGGGCGCTACCTCATCGACGGCGTTCCGCCCGGTACGTGGTACCTGCTGGCGCACTCCGTGCCCGTCGCCTTCGACGAGGTGCTGCTCGGCGACCAGGAGGTCTTCGTGGGCTCGGTCGGGCCGATCGAGGTCCGCCCCGACGTCCCGCTGATTCCCGCCGACGTGGTGATGCGGACGAGGCACGCCGTGGACCCGCCGGTGCTGCTGGCCCTGATGGACGTCCGGTCGGCGGCCGTTCGCGTCGGTCTCGCCCGCACCGGCACCGGCTGATGCACGAGACGACCGCGGACGGCAGAGGGGCCCATCGAGCGATGGGCCCCTCTTCGTTCACGCCCGCGAGCGGGCGCCGTGCACCGTCATCGGCAGGCCGCCGCGCACCCGCAGCGACAGCATCGGCTCGGGCACCACGCGGTGGCCGGGCGGCTTCGCCAGCCGCAGCTCGCGGACGACCATGGCGATCGTGAACGTCGCCTCCAGCAGCCCCAGGTGGTTGCCCACGCAGAACCGCGGGCCCGCACCGAAGGGCAGGTAGGCGTAGCGCGGCCGGTCCGACGTCCGGTCCGGGTCGAAGCGGTCCGGGTCGAACTGCTCCGGGGCGTCCCAGAACGCCGGGTGGCGGTGCAGGGTGTAGGGGCAGATCAGCACGTCCGCTCCGGCGGGTACGTGGTAGCCGCCGACCTCGTCCGCCGCCTGGGCCTGCCGGGGCAGGATCCACACCGGCGGGTAGAGGCGCATCACCTCCTCCACCACCATCGTGGTGTACCGCAGCCGGTGCAGGTCCTCGTACTCCGGCTGGCGGTCACCGAGCACCTCGACGGCCTCCGCGTGAAGGCGGTCGAACACCTCGGGGTGACGGTCCACCAGGTAGAACGTCCAGCCGAGGGTGCTGGCCGTGGTCTCGTGCCCGGCGAGCAGGAGGGTGACCAGTTCGTCGCGCAGCCGCTGCCGGCCGACGCGGGGGTCGGGCTCCTCGCGGGTGGAGGCGATCAGGAGGGTGAGCGCGTCGTCGCCGGCCCCGCCGGTGCGGGCGGTGCGCTCGGCGACCAGCGCGTCGACCACCCGTTGGAGTTCCTCGCGGGCCTGCCGGAACCGCCGTTGGGTGGGCAGCGGCAGCCACCCGGGCACCGCGCCCAGGGTCACCATGTCGAACATGGCCTGGTCCTGGACCGCCTCGAACTCGTGCCCGATGGTCTCGTACGCCCCGAGGTCCGCGTCGAGCAGGGTGCGGCCGAGCACGCCGAGCGTCAGCCCGGTCAGCTCCCTGACCAGGTCGACCGGCGGGCCGCCCTCGCAGGCCCGGAGGCGGGCGACCAGTTTGGCCGCCTCCTCCGCGACGGCACCGGCCAGGCGGCTGATCCGCTTGTGCTGGAAGACCGGCTGGATCATCCGCCGCTGCTTGCGCCAGAGTTCGCCCTCGCTGGTGAGCAGGCCGTCCCCGAGGGCGCGGCGGGCCTGGATCAGCCCGATGCCCTTGTGGTAGTTGGCGGCGTTGTCGGCCAGGACGTGCTTGGCGTGGTCGGGGTGGTTGAAGAAGTGGAGCGTCTTGGGTCCGACGGAGATCCGGACGGCGTCGCCGTACTCGGTGGCGGCCGCCCGCATCAGGGCGAGCCGGTCCCCGGCGAGTCGGCGCAGCAGGGTGGGGGCGGCC
The nucleotide sequence above comes from Streptomyces kaniharaensis. Encoded proteins:
- a CDS encoding DUF5987 family protein, which translates into the protein MTLEAFADTIVPGEKRSPDDRAVAGVSAGGGAVAAGAIELLETPATGISAALDDYAEALNRNAREYAEGRGLPLDDAVPPFVALPFEDRTALVQELTSPRHREKELWVLLALFSNMAFDTAAHLHTTDAIAAGHPGLAAMGFLGPGEDGLWRFPDFSYGRPLAEPHPDTTASGSPA
- a CDS encoding helix-turn-helix transcriptional regulator, with protein sequence MQENIGEILTIDDMARAAMYSKFHFSREFQRVTGVSPRRFLSAIRIQEAKRLLLQTTFTVTEISHHVGYNSVGTFSSRFAASVGVSPTMYRQLGGYTTRIGVAGRTAGHTSSVRGEVRSAVAGELGQVFVGLFPTRIPQGRPAGCAVLPRPGRYLIDGVPPGTWYLLAHSVPVAFDEVLLGDQEVFVGSVGPIEVRPDVPLIPADVVMRTRHAVDPPVLLALMDVRSAAVRVGLARTGTG
- a CDS encoding cytochrome P450, which codes for MTAPASRRVPPGPPRRAAPTLLRRLAGDRLALMRAAATEYGDAVRISVGPKTLHFFNHPDHAKHVLADNAANYHKGIGLIQARRALGDGLLTSEGELWRKQRRMIQPVFQHKRISRLAGAVAEEAAKLVARLRACEGGPPVDLVRELTGLTLGVLGRTLLDADLGAYETIGHEFEAVQDQAMFDMVTLGAVPGWLPLPTQRRFRQAREELQRVVDALVAERTARTGGAGDDALTLLIASTREEPDPRVGRQRLRDELVTLLLAGHETTASTLGWTFYLVDRHPEVFDRLHAEAVEVLGDRQPEYEDLHRLRYTTMVVEEVMRLYPPVWILPRQAQAADEVGGYHVPAGADVLICPYTLHRHPAFWDAPEQFDPDRFDPDRTSDRPRYAYLPFGAGPRFCVGNHLGLLEATFTIAMVVRELRLAKPPGHRVVPEPMLSLRVRGGLPMTVHGARSRA
- a CDS encoding carboxymuconolactone decarboxylase family protein — protein: MAGPLLRTALRGSLARIRHVAPVRPGRAGAEVAGVYAEVEREFGMLAPPVALHAPAPPVLAATWVMLRETLVAAGRVDRAAKESVAAAVSRANTCPYCVEVHTTAVGALGPAVAPADRSRLAAWAAGEGAAPFPAEHAPELVGVAVTFHYLNRMVSVFLEDSPLPPGAPPPARRAARALLGRFVRQSALAAPSPGASLDLLPGSRLPADLSWAAGTPSVAGAFARAAVAMETAGERSVPEPVRNLVVAELADWDGRPPGLGRGWGETAVATLPADSRPAGRLALLTAKAAYQVDDGVVADFRRTAPGDRALVELTAWASLTAARRLGTRLAGET
- a CDS encoding FAD-dependent oxidoreductase is translated as MTTTESTDVLIVGSGFGGAIAAYHLAAGGAKVTVLERGPWLKAADFDHDFLLGSSYTRIFDFVVGDGMSLLGGNCVGGGSVVYFAAMPRAPRFVFDRVSATGQRIWPESISRDVLEPWYDRVAEALPITQQDWNDVTFAGGLFAAACAHAGRTANPVPAAVDRTKCTNCNWMMSGCRFDAKRSLLLNYLPAALAHGAEIRPLHEVQKLTRTEGGYRVHYKVVDDVDYRVYAGEGEIDAKIVVLAAGAGATPVILQRSEPELGPMPRAVGRYFSGNGERLNTAVVDEDRARELLGLKRGDGPAFRANQIGKGPVVASWDTLDASRPTHSRYSLEQLYFPPGFGTILAQVPDATGPSWFGKEKKELVRQWQSWLTVFTMVEDDNEGVFGPPPPTGNAVRISQQMLGRGPIRYEPSANTLRGWAESDAAVRDILERDGLARVMPWTNDVVGAYTVHPLASCRIGDDPQTSALDDGQELRGHPGIFVTDGSAVPAALTVNPALTISALAERAVPGIVKAARDRGVNVSYGAPAPGGETAGRRGVQAQLPGLTGL